Part of the Lycorma delicatula isolate Av1 chromosome 13, ASM4794821v1, whole genome shotgun sequence genome is shown below.
tattatataattattctattatgtTACGAGTGACGCCTgtattgtagatttattttattggttttgatTTCTGAGGACTGGGTGATGAAGAAACTGCTTTCTTGATGTAGCTGTGTTTAGGTTGAGGCTCATATAATTAAAGGTTTGTTTTGTCTGTCTAAATTTCTGcagtattattaagttatttgttATATATCTTCTCATTTTCTTTGATTACTTCTTAATTGTAATGGTTCAACGTATTTAATAGTTCCAACATGtgtttattacaatttcatttctgctaattttttattggtagacatgaaattttctgtagtaaataaataaataaaaattctgtaatcaTTATATCTTTCCTGGGTTACTTGTTAACTGactatattttttcatctttatgaaTTACTACCACTGAGTAGTAATATAAAGATGCTTAATTATTAAGTTCTATATAAGTACATTTTGTGgtgtaatttcacaaaattaacaaGTATACTTAAGTTACAAAAATCGTCATGTTAAATGAATATAGTTTTCATGAACTTATAGTGTAtcttggctaattttttttctcaaaatttattcattgatattttaataattattaaaattataggaaGAAATATTTAGTTGGCAATTTAAACGTAAGTGTTGTAAACTGTAGTAAGGCAACTGAATCAAGTAACACTCTGTAGGTTTCtgctgaattgtgaattattttgttgtatttttgttcTACATTTAATGCAACaccaaaatattattgtatttgtatttaaataaataatattgtttttaattaaataatattaatataatacatcaatttttgttttccttgcatcagagctatgctgcaagaatgaaaatatggtaatcactcaaaaaatggggtatgggtttttaaGAGGTCAGCATTAAAAGTTGCATTTCTCGACGATTCATCACTACAGaccttaaaaaaaaccaaaaaaaactagGTATCAATGATGTATCTATGTACGTacattggcgtgtttgaagcttaataacttttaaatagataaattgattttgatgaaatttggcatagaGACATATGTATACTGGGcagatttgtttttaacatttcggGGTCAAATCGGCAGGAGTAGGGTTGTTTGgggtttaattttctcaaaattttgccaacgtaactaatttatattaagctcagtacatgcatatataaaatgttttttttttaatttttcccaaaattctCACCTTTcccaaaatttggaaaaatgacattcttttaatcaaattttttgtctTCTAAGATTAGTAGTACTGGAATggatccaaaaaaataatacattatattttgggtgcaaattaagtttaaaaacagtttcttatgaatttaaaaaaaaaattttacaatttttccactatgatgtatagaaataaataaccaatgccagaaaagtataacaactttgatGTCAGCCTTTTGTATACAGAATTCTTAtagattttatctgttatttaatgtatttctgttaacatcatttcatgtatttgtatttaaattattaaaattaactatgtaaacatatcaattttttattttataatttgtttttatattgatgATTTATGttgaggttatttattttattacttataatattttttcttaaataaaaaacatcttgGATGTATTTCTTCTCAGTAACGGAAAAgtttttagttacttttgtatatggtgtcattgtttttattagtaaatttttggaaTTAGACCATAATTTCGATgtactttgtataaaattatatataacataaattgcCAAAACTATATTGTTCACATTTTGTGATTGAAATCCAAGCAGTTTTATATTCTGGATTTTTAGGTCagtattgaaaaaacattttcaaaaactctTTTGACAGTAATTAAATGTGTCATTGTCATTAAACTGTTGCGCAGGGTATGGTCTCATCAAATGTATGAGTGGACGAAGTTTAATGTTGCACTGCACTTATATAGATGTGCACGAATAGATGATTAAATTATCTGAGTGTTGTGAGAATTTTGTggttaaagagaaaatttttataaagcctCGCACAGCGTTTGTTAGTTGCATTGAGTAACTTGGCCATGCTTGATAAGTTGATTATACTAAACACGccgtaattctttttaaattacgaCCTCATACGTGATGACATGTTTATtacaaggaaaattaaaaatgtaaaatgttagatTATAAAGGGGATCGAACCGAGACAGGCTAATCCAAAAGCcagaatgctgaaaattttacttcagcagtttgaaattcttttttactaAGTATATGTTATTTTACAGTGATCTTATATAAACTTAAGTTGgtattcatccggaggtcctgggtttgaatcctggttgggcatggcattttcacatattGCTTgtcatcattcatctcatcctctgaagccatACAATGGTGGTCTCcgagttaaataaaagttggtatattggcatttctcctgccaccacctcattcggtcgcccCAAAGCATTGATAGTCAAACTTTTTCGCTTACTGCTTTACATTGGGAATCAAACATTTcctagcgcccccaaaatttttgatattgccatctgttaaaaataataattgcaattgcggTTTTTAAGAGAGCATCTTAATAAttgcagttattgtttttaaacatggtatatcctatttctgagttaagcttacattttaaatgagagcaattaaaaagcatatttaatcatattttgaagtatttttaataaaattgattttcaaaagaattacaattttatttatataattagatcaGAACgctttaattaacatatttatttgtatcaatacgttacTTAGATTGGGAAATATGATAAacgatttaaatgattttattacagtttactgagaaaatttaatttcccaaTGTGTTCGATCAAATACGaagaaaatcttttcttctcactggtttttttttctaatttgatggtttttgaaatattctcaagctttaattatttttttttcattagaaatataggtgtccctttaatttttgaactattgtagtaaatatttaattatagtttgaaatatccggaaaacaatttttgtcttttttttaatcagctatcaccttcctagactgcctgaacaaccccaattttctgtgggccttctactgcCCCCTTCCCACGCCACCACCAGCGACAACAaatgccctaaagcataagactgaatgtccgTACCACGAAGCGCTTCTGTGTCTCAAACAGTTTAATTAACCAATATCCTATTAGCTCCTAGATCTAACTTAGCAGTGTGAACGGTATATGCTTAGTAAATCCACCAGTAGCTTTTTGTGTCCGGCTGttcatttgtcatatattaaactaaattggaTAGGCGCACCCCATCTGTACTACATATATGgctatcataaatataaaatttatcgtaCCAACTTAAATTGGTCTTTGCTCGGCCAGTAACTGAACCTTCAACCCGTTCTTTTTGAGAACATCAGCCTTTAGCAGCCTTGCTGTCTGCTGCTCATTATGCCACCAGAATTATGCCATTCCCTTTTGTTAGTGACCTGGGAAATCTGGAACCTTTCCCACTAAAGGTCAGGACCTTCTTTAGGGTTAGCTCTGTCGAAGCCCTCTGACCAGGTTATACAGGACTTTCTTAATGGCGGCCCCCTTAATTTTGATGGCCAGTGTCTGGTCTGACAGCAGGGGATTAACCAGCTTAGGACCAGGAGCGACAATTACATTGGCGATGGAGATTGGTTTCTTCACAGTTTCCTCCACCCGTTTAATAGACAAGTGGACCTCGCCAAGGACCTCACCCATCGCCAGTTTGAAGCCCCTGACTCCCTCCAATAAAAAAGCACTTGCTGAGATAAAAAGATTGAGAAACCTTGCACAGGATTGAATAATGTGCTAAATTTCACTGAAGTCATCGATATGTTCCAcagtattatgtattaaatcatACATGTTAGTATTAAAtcatacatagaataaattttaattaaaaatattttttatttcatttttcagatagTAATAAAGTTTTGAGATAGAAGTAATGAAGTTTCAAAAGTGTCTAAAAGAACATTAAAGATATTTCAAGGTCCTCCAAAACATAACATAAAGATGTGTTACGATAATATTGTTGAAGGAATTGTTGATGATGATGTCGATAAAGTTGTTGAAATATTGGAAAGGAACACGGATGAAATCAAAAGgataatgacaaattttaaattatattatttattttataagacaaaaagtaaagaaatgttgattattttattggattattttgatgttaaaaatatttttgatataaccaataaTTTACCATCAATTATTACTGCTGCTATAAGGCTTGGTATGGATATCAAAATGATAAGACGATTGATTGACAGAGGTGGAATTATTAACGATAAAGATGAAAGACATGTTTCACCATTATTGAAATCTATAAAGAGTAAGagaaatgtaaatttcataaaataaatattagaaatgggtgcaaatgttaatgaaatatgtgaCCATAAAGgaaattcaatattacatttagcaATAAGTTATTTTTGTAGTGGTGACGATATCACAGTTATTAGATTGTTGATAGATTCAGGTGCAAATATAAATGCCAAAAATAATGCCATGGAAGAACCTTTAATGAAATTACCATTAAATGCAGATGAAGATTTGTGGTTAGAACTTACCAAGAGAAGACTAGAGATCTCGCCATACACATTAAGTGATACTGTCTTAACTAATGTAGTAGTATCTAAACCAAGTAgaattaaacagtttttgaatatgcttaattataataatcaaatcaCTACTTTTAGAATGAATGAAATATGTAATCGTCTTCTATATTTGGCACTGAATAATAATTGTTGTGCTGATTGTATTTTAGAAATCATTCATAATGGTGcagatgttaatgaaatgaaataccatgatgaaattttaaactttatcgcCGATGAAAATGATTGTACTAAACCATTAATAATAGCTTTAAAGCTTAATAGAGATAAGGAAATTATATCAGCACTTATTGATAACGGTGCAGATGTTAATGCCATTGATGGACATGGATTAACACCATTATTAcatgcgataaataaaaattacaaagtggaaataataaataaattgataaatttaggtGCAGACATCAATAAGTGTGATTCTGGTGGAGTTACTCCTTTAATGTATGCtattaagaataacaataatgAGAATATCGGAAGATTGATTAATGCTGAAGCCAATGTAAATGCAATGGATATATATGGCAGAACAAGTTTATATTATGCTGTTATCTATTGTAATGATCaagaagtaattaatttacttattagtaAAGGAgcttatattagtaaaataagtgGTAGTTACAATCAGTTTTGGTTCAGTATAGAGGTTGCAAAGAAAAGTGATGATAAATTCATTgccaaaattattcaaaatggaaataatattaatgtgaaagatgtatatggtgaaacatttttaatgcttgcaataaaattaaaaatgaataaaaatattatttttagtatcatACATAATGGAGGCGACGTGAAAGCACATGATAACAAAGGGTATTCACCTTTAATTTATGCTATAAAATATGAGTGTGATATCGATGTCATTATTAAACTCATAGAACATGGAGCTGATGTTAATGTAATCGATAATATTGGATTGACACCTTTAAATTATGCTATTTGTTCTcatatgtttaaagaaataatacaaatacttatTGATAATGGAGTGaacataaacaaatatgataatatacttttattgtatttattaaaagatgttaattgTAATAAGGAACGTGTGAATTTTCTAATTCAGAAAGGTGCTGATGTAGATATTTGTGATAGCAAAGGTTTAACACCAATAATGTATGCTATATTATACggtgaaaaagtattaaaacagaaattatatctacattaattgaaaatggtGCCTATATAGATGCTACTGATAATCATGGTTGTACAGCTTTATGCCATGCATTTTTACGAAGAGGGTGTGAGGAAATTAAGGTTTTACTATTAGATAATGGAGCAAGTGTTCGTAAATATTTGGCATATCTTTGTGAAAGTAAAATGCTTttctatactataaaaaatataaaatgtgtagAAATTATAATTGAACTTTTATGTTGTATAAAAGAGGTTATAGAGACTGATGAAGAATATActgaatttttacatgaattactTACTTTGCATGTTGATCTTATCTTTTTACTTATACTTGATCATAAGGATTTAGTAAAGAAACaactaattttagatatttataaatgtttcctAGATATtctcaaagaaataatattgtcTGAGTTTTTTGGCAAAT
Proteins encoded:
- the LOC142333761 gene encoding uncharacterized protein LOC142333761, with translation MGANVNEICDHKGNSILHLAISYFCSGDDITVIRLLIDSGANINAKNNAMEEPLMKLPLNADEDLWLELTKRRLEISPYTLSDTVLTNVVVSKPSRIKQFLNMLNYNNQITTFRMNEICNRLLYLALNNNCCADCILEIIHNGADVNEMKYHDEILNFIADENDCTKPLIIALKLNRDKEIISALIDNGADVNAIDGHGLTPLLHAINKNYKVEIINKLINLGADINKCDSGGVTPLMYAIKNNNNENIGRLINAEANVNAMDIYGRTSLYYAVIYCNDQEVINLLISKGAYISKISGSYNQFWFSIEVAKKSDDKFIAKIIQNGNNINVKDVYGETFLMLAIKLKMNKNIIFSIIHNGGDVKAHDNKGYSPLIYAIKYECDIDVIIKLIEHGADVNVIDNIGLTPLNYAICSHMFKEIIQILIDNGVNINKYDNILLLYLLKDVNCNKERVNFLIQKGADVDICDSKGLTPIMYAILYGEKVLKQKLYLH